One Urocitellus parryii isolate mUroPar1 chromosome 8, mUroPar1.hap1, whole genome shotgun sequence DNA window includes the following coding sequences:
- the LOC113200957 gene encoding putative olfactory receptor 2W6, with translation METSNGSSTTDFILLGFSDRPQLESIISVIVFIFYIVTLVGNTTIILVSYLDTQLHTPMYFFLSNLSFLDLCYTTSIIPQMLANLWGPKKSITYGGCVLQFFFALDLGATECLLLAVMAYDRYAAVCQPLHYTVIMHPELCQKMVLTSWLGGLGSALIVCTLTLKLPRCGNRKVDNFFCEMPALIKMACVYSKVIEIVVFALGVVFLLVPLSLILFSYGVITRAVIRIRLAGRWKKVLNTCGSHLTVVTLFYGTIIYMYMKPQNTTSQEQGKFFTLFYTIVTPSLNPLIYTLRNKDVKSAVKRILVIDKCSAKA, from the coding sequence ATGGAAACAAGCAATGGAAGTTCCACAACAGACTTCATCCTTCTAGGGTTTTCTGATCGACCTCAGCTAGAGAGCATCATCTCTGTGATTGTCTTCATCTTCTATATTGTGACTCTGGTAGGAAACACAACCATCATTCTTGTATCTTATCTAGACACCCAGCTTCATACCCCCATGTATTTCTTCTTATCTAATTTGTCTTTTCTGGACCTCTGTTATACAACTAGCATTATCCCCCAGATGCTGGCAAATCTATGGGGTCCCAAAAAGTCTATTACATATGGAGGGTGTGTGCTCCAATTCTTCTTTGCCCTTGACCTGGGAGCCACAGAATGTCTTCTCTTGGCTGTGATGGCCTATGATCGCTATGCTGCTGTCTGTCAACCTCTTCACTACACAGTAATAATGCACCCTGAGCTTTGCCAGAAGATGGTGCTGACCTCCTGGTTGGGTGGCCTTGGCAGTGCCTTAATTGTTTGCACCTTAACTTTGAAGTTGCCAAGATGTGGGAACCGGAAAGTAGATaattttttctgtgaaatgccaGCATTGATCAAGATGGCTTGTGTCTATTCAAAAGTAATTGAGATTGTTGTCTTTGCTCTTGGAGTAGTATTTCTTCTAGTACCTCTATCATTAATTCTCTTTTCATATGGAGTTATCACTCGAGCTGTGATAAGGATCAGATTAGCAGGAAGGTGGAAAAAGGTCCTAAATACATGTGGTTCCCACCTCACAGTAGTAACTCTTTTTTATGGAACAATCATTTATATGTACATGAAGCCACAGAATACCACATCCCAAGAGCAAGGAAAGTTCTTTACTCTCTTTTACACAATTGTCACACCCAGCCTTAACCCCCTAATCTACACTTTAAGAAACAAAGATGTGAAGAGTGCAGTGAAGCGAATACTAGTGATAGATAAATGTTCAGCAAAAgcatga